CAGTAGTAATACGAATGGATTCTAAATTAAATTCTGTAGGGACTACAGCTTGCAGTGGACCCCCAATTTTGGTCGACGAAGGAGAAACAGTAGCCTGAAGACCACAACAACCTGACTGTACTATTCCTTTTGcatttgttgttggagaaaCGTCAGCTCCTCATTAACCCCTAATTAAATTTCAGGCGTTGGTTTGCGCCCGCTTCTCGTTAGTACTACCCTCAACTGCTGGTAGCTTAGCGGAAAGCTGTAGATGGAATCTTACTGCTTATCAACCAGCACTACTCTAAACATATTTTAGTGCTGGTTGTGTATTGTAGGGCGTATTTCGGACGTTTCTAGCTGGTAGTCCGCATGACTATTTTCTTACAAGCAGCGATATAGTAATAGGCTACGGTTCAGCATCGCATATAGATTGAAATTGCCCATGTCCTCTAACGCAGCTGTCTCCGAATGGAGCCTTTGTGTGCACCACTGATTCAAACATGCATACGGTTGGCCCAGCACACATGCACCGTGTAGTTGCCGAAGGAATAATTTTCTTCGGTAAGACGAGGGAACATCTTTTGCCCCATGGCAGCGGTGTTGAACAGAGCCTCTGCGTCCGGCTAGAATAGGGCTGATGCCATCACAAATTTGCCCTGTCGgcaattttgcaactagGCTCGTATTCTGTGCAGATAGGAAATAAACTTTGCTAGCATGCAACAATACCGAAGTTAAAAATGCACTCTAAATGCCATTGTTCGGCTACATCACTCGCAAATCATAGCGGTACAAGGATGAGCATACGCATTGTAAAACCTAGTTTAGAATAAAGCTTAGGGAGAACAGCGCCCTGATTCATTGTGATCTGTAACCGGATATGTCCAAGCTGCTCTAAGCGGCTGAACCAGAGCAACTGCAACGATGCCCCGGGGCTATGAAAGTATATCTCCATTTAAGCCATGAGGAAACTTGATAGTGGACTTGGCTCTAGTTGGTAACTATGCCACTAGCACATTTTTATTGTGCTGCAGGGCAGGTGTTCGTGGGGACTGCGGCAAAGAAAGTTGGCCGGAGAACAATACCTCCCTCCTGATTATAATAAACTGCggtcaacaagaaattcatCTCCACGGATACAATGCTCAATGAAATTTCCAACAGTGGCCGGCTGTGTAAGTAGTAGCGAACAAGGAGTTTGGTTCCTGGAAGTgaaattattcaattgttctGTAATGTATGGAATTCCTGGGCCTGCGAAGATGATACGATTCTCACGCCGTGCCCATTCTTGGAAAGACGTTCCTGCTTAGCTGTATATGTTCCAATGTTGTTGACGGTCCTTACAATAGAGAGAGCCGGTGTcgagaaatgaaaaaacGATGTGACATTCGGGCAGTATACGAAGTGGCTGCGACAGAGTGAAATTTACATAAAAAATTACCACGAATATTTTTCAGAACAGAACGACAACACCTCTGACTGAATAGCACAACTTGTGGGTGGTATCCGCTAACGAATTGTCTACGACCTTCCGAGCTTCGAGACTGCAACCAtaaattggaagaaatgtGTCTTGTGTCTACTGCTGATGTAAGCACGCGACAACTTGTCTTTACGTGTCGCACTCTGCATTCTACGCGTTGTTTATgaaatctgaaatattctGGAAATTGCTTTAACCCATGTAGTTCTACAAGTTAACTAAAGAGATCTTGAGGTCATGAAATGAGTGTCTCGGACATAGAAACTGAGCGGACCCGTTATTATGACGCCTACGACGCTGACGACGCGGAGTTGGATGGTTTTATCGTTTCCGAcgaagaaaacgacaaTCTCGAAAATGAGAATCGCAATGAAAGAGATCCAGATTCACGGAACCAAGACGATGTAGACGAATACGGCCAGCCCCAAATAGACAGGATACGAACCATGACAGAAGCATTGGCTCCAAATGAATCTCAGGCCCTGAAAGTGTTGAGAGCTCATATTTCCGTTTTGGTGTCTGCTTTGGGTGGTCCAGATCACACTTCCAATATCTCCCCACCTCCATATAAACTCGGCCACGATGCTTTGGCATGTTTGAAAGATATCAAAAGATGGATTAAATCCGTAGACGACAGACAGGACAGTTATCAGGTAGCTTTGGCATGTGCCGAATCAGGATTGGTAATTAACGACTTGATTGTAATTCTCTGTCAATGGGATTCAAAGAATaagaaaaaagaagatttcagAAACAAACGAACTATGGAAAAAATTATGTTGGCATGTTTGGAATTGCTCGTTTTATTGACTTGGTCTGTGGAGTTGCGCCCGGAGCTGTCAGACAAGCAGAAGTTGCTCTATTACGATGTGAAGAAAGCACAGATCAAATACAAGAGAGCTATTTTAACCTACAACAAGGGCCAGACTCTCAAGGCAGTAATTCGCTTGGTTCTTCCCATAATTTCAAAGGAAAGAGTTGACCGTGAACCAAAAGACAATGCTATCATGAGATtagttcttttcttcttcagaaacattTTGTACGTAGAGCCCCCCAGTCCCAGTATTTCCAAAAAGTCATCCAAGACAATTGTTGTTACCGATAATATGCCTGAAGGGGTCTCATACGATGACATTTCGTTGTCCGCCACAATTTCTGCATTCAGCAAGAACAGAGTATTGATGCTCTTTCTCACTCTATCCAGTGGAATAGGTGTAGATTTCGATAGTCGGTTTCTCGGCCCTACTCTTTTGGAATGTATCCATTTGTTAGTCAGAGGTGTCGATCCAAATGATATCTTGAAACTAAAGCAAATGCGCATTCCAACAGAGATCAACGACCCCGGCAACTCCTCACTGCCATTCCACAATGTACCACCAgcttcatctacaacaggcttgcaattgcaagatCTTCTAGCAAAAGAATCCAAGATCAAAAATAGTCAAACGCAGAGTATGTCCACAAGACATGGCCGCTTCGGATCGTTGCTTTCCATCAGAGGTGATCATTCAATGTCTTTCGTAGTTTCTGGACAAGAAGCATTGATCAATGCTGGACAGACAATGCAAAAACTTGATCGTTCtaagaaatggaagaatCGTTCATATTTCAAATACGATTCGGACGAGTACACAAAGTCATCGAACACTACCTATATGAACTATGGGGGCCTCGTCATCCTTCATGAGTTTATCGAACTGTTCTTAGCTGGCGGTTGCTTTAACATTTTAATAGAAAAATTATCGTCTGTTTTCTCCAGTTCAGACTccattcttgaaaaagaatacGAAACTGCTACATTTTTCTTGACGATTGCATGGTTCTTCCAGTATAAGCGAGAAAAGACCGTTCTTTACTCTTCTGGGACAACTAACTTGCAACCAATaggtgaagaagatgacAGGAACGATTTTGGCTCTGTTGGTGCAGCTCTCAGTCAAGTGAATTTTATCTTGCTTGTAAAGTACTGTGTTGATTCTTTCAGTATTTCCCCTAAGCGATGGAGTTCACTTCATGTAGTGTTGATCTGTTTGAAAGAACTTTTGGAGATTTCTAATACGCTCTTTACTAGATCTTCGAGTTCGGCAGGGGACGAGGAGCAGAACGAGTTGGATCGAGAGTTGGCAGAGGGAATTATAAGTCACTTACTCGTAACACAGGATTTCCTTTCTATTCTTTATCATTTACCTCAGACTGCTTCTAGGCATTCTCCTGAGTACCTAAAGGTTTGTATTTCTGTGGTTCACATCTTGCTCAAGACATTAAAGAATTTTGCCGAAGAGGATGTTAAGTTATTTATACAAACAACTAGAAGGAACTCGAAGAAAAAAGCAAATAAAGAATCAAATGATCAATCCGACGCTGTTGAGCAAGTAGATGAATCGGATACTGAAGATAAACGTACTCATGCCCGAGtcaccagagaaagaaaaatcaaCTACGAGCGCACAGAGGTTAAATTCTTCCACCAAGACACTGTTTCAACCTACATTGAGTATTTATCGCGATACGAAGATCTTACCCACtatgaaatcaagaaatgTCTTACTTATTTCCACCGATTATTTGTGGTAAGAAAGGATTTCAATGGATTGTACAGACTAGATTTCATGCAAGTGCTACACAAGCTTCGGGATTACTTACCATCTCAAAGCAATATTCGAGGGCAGGTAGATGAATTCATATACTATTTcatgaagaaattcaagGCTAGCATCGAGAGATTCCCCAACCctattgaaattttgtttCCAAGATTTGAAGATGCAGAATCTAAAACTTATTTGGCAACAGGAGAACTATACATTcaaacagaaagagaaattaGAAGTGCTAATGTCAAAAGATTTGAACCTGGCAAACCATTGGAGTTTGTTAGACATTTTGAGGACAAcgaaaagtacaagatTTTGGTAAGTGCCCTATATGAACAAGGACTTCTGAATATGTTGGTTTGTCTAGTGGAAGACTTGCAACGTATTCATGGAATTAAGCAATTGGATGAGgatgttgatgaagtgCTCCAACTTAAAGAAGACTTCAGGCAATATGTTCTTACGAATTCTCATTTGCggttgttgttgagaaCTGTTGGTTTAATTCCTGGTTATTCCTTGAGTCAGGAATGTCAAGTTCCGAGTAAGTTGACAAGTTCAGATATTGACAGTGCAATAACGTTGATAAAGAAATGGATGGGCTTACAACCTGCTACCTTCGAGGATGGCAAAGACCCATCGTATTTCTTGAGAAGCACAGGGGACACAGTTGATAGACCAATTGATTACCTGGACAGCGAAGACGATATTGCATTCGAGATCACACCAAAAGATAGACCAAACGAGAGCCACTATGATATGCTTACTGAATTGGATGAATTGGAACGTGCTATCAGTGGAGCTGAAAATCGTGAGAAAGGTAAAGCTAGAAAAAGAGGAAATAAGTCCAGCTCCACTATCAAGAAAAAGCTGTTGCAATCACGTAGTCGTCGTCCTCCAAGGTTTAATGTGGATTCCGATGATGAAAGTGAattgagaaaagaagtgAAGTCTTCAGAATTCGTTCATGATTCTGACGACGAATCGGACGATGAAGCTTTCTTTGAAAGAGAGGAGCGTTTGAGGCAAATGTTGAATTCATCTGGTGGTATCGTTAATGCACAGCAGTTGAGtgaattcaagaaggtATGGGCTAGTTTAGAGTCTACAGGTGGAATTGCTACAGCTAGTCAAGTTGTTCGTGCAGTTGAATCTGTAGCTAACATTTCAGATGGTGTTGATACTCATAGTCACCAAGACGACAGTCAACTTGGACGTACTGGACTTACAGTTACTCAGCCAGAATCTCAAATTTCAGAATCTCAACCTTCTGATTCCGAGAACGAAGACTCTAGTGAAGAAGTATCTGAGGTCCAAATCCGAAAGAGATtaagaattgaagatgatgaaaatgacagTGACAATAATGTGTCTGAGAATTACGTCAGTGCTGAAGAGGGAGAAGAAGCGACACCAACCGTTAAACGTAAGAAGAGGCTAGTTATTagtgatgatgaagatgagtAAACTGTCTACATGAATATATAGATGTATTCTGATAAATGCAGCTATTCTTTTTCCGTATGTCTCTAAATATGTAAGTTAATCTTCTACACAATGACCACCTTCAGTGTCTTTAAGACTGGTACGAATGCTCATGAATGACGAAATAAACATAACAGCAAAGCCAAAGAGAACACAGGAGATGCTGGGTAATGCCTTCCATATGATAAAGTCTctcttgtctttttttcCTGCGTTCTTGTAGTCGATTTGATCCCATGAAAGCTTGAAGTAGCACAATGGAGGGATGATGTATGCCATCAATGATGCCGAAGTTGCACCTATCAACTCTAATATAATACCGAGATTACAGGTGAATAATGAAACAGACATAGAAGAAAACACGAGCACGGTGGTTATAACAAAATGCTGTTTGGAGCTCAACTCAAGATGGGCTGTGCTTCCATTCTGAGCGTCGGAACTGTTTGCTAGGACAATGTCTTTTAGGACATCTCTGACGACAAAAATCTCTAACGGAAAGGTAGTCAACATATTCAATCCAAAGCAAAACCTGGCTACGTTAATCCAGTTATCGTTgctcttgaagttgttcaagatgtttCCCTTTGTGGCATCACCAAAGTTCAACAAACCGCTGATTCCCATAACCAAACAACAGACCATAGAAACACCACATGAGATGTGGGTCAATTTGGCAAATTTGGAGAGGGTAGcattcttcattgattgGTAGATGAGAATGGTGTTATGGTGGCAGACCAATGCGAAAGAAATAACTGAAATACCTTGGAAAATGTTAAAGTTAACTGTCCATTCCAAGGCTGTCAAATCAGATCTCAACGAAGGATCCACAAATGGCCCTCTGGCTACAGTGAGAACTACGATGATCAACATCCCTACTAATGCAAAGCCTGAAGCCTTTGCCAATTTAGAGATGTCTCTATTAAGCGACAAGGGATATGAAATGCAAGTGGTGAACAATACAATGATTGAATTACGCTTGAACAACCATCCAAAAACGGAGTCAGAACTAGTGACCGATTTGGGGATGAATGCCTTCAATACATGAGGTATGGTATCACCGATGATTACACAGAAAGCCATACAACCTCCATACGCAAAGGAACTAATAGCAAACAAAAGTAAGATCTTGCCGTAAGTTCCATAGCAATAGTTTACGGTGTCTTGGTACGATCTAGTCTGCGACAAGTGGGAGTTGATGACAATCAATCGGAGAGTCCAGTCAATGACAAAAGTCAAACCAATCATTACCAAGATTCCGCCAACAAGTCCAGCGTTTCTGAAAGCAAATGGCTGGCCAATGATCCCAGCTCCCAAAATGGAATTGGCCATGTTCATGAAAGCCATTCTCATACTGGACCTACCATTTTCCACACTTTCTGTTGTTCCATTCCCACCAACTTCTACTTCGTAATCGAGTGAGTTGACTGACTCTAGGTCGAATTGATCCGTTGGACGTAAATGCGAATTGGAATTTCTGTGGAAATCGGTTTCTTCGAAATCAGAATCTGCATGAAAAGGCTGGATATTATCTGAATCATCATCGTCCAAAGGCTGTAGATTGTGATTCTCGGCAAAATGGGCCTGCGGTATCAGCGTATATGCTTGGTTGTTTAGCTTCGGTTTGTCGGACATGGCTGTATATGTGAACACATGTGGAGATCAATTAAGgtgaaaatcaagaataatTCACgatctgaaatatttcaacaGTCTGATAACTGTACATAAGTACATTCGTAAATAATGCGAGGAAAGTGTGAAAACACAATGACGTAGTTGACGCGACTACACTCCCAATCTACAACACAGTTATAGAAAACATAGAAGTAGTAAAAAGGAGTAAGAATCAAAAGTATGCCTATCTCAAATTTCGAAGTCCTTGAACATAAAACTAGAAtccttcttccttcttcatgAAAATTAACTTTTGgaaatctacaagaaaaagaatttcAGAGTGCGAATTGCAAAGCGAAAACCTACAATTCATTTTGATAAAAGATCcagttctttcttttctaccCACCATGTATGATTTTGAATAGGGTTTAGCTAGTGCAGTAGATATACAATTGGTTGTGTATTCATGATGCTTCGACCCCAGGGCCAAGATCTAAGCTCGCAGTCTTCCACAACTATTCTCTGTGGAATATGCCATCAGAACACATCTAATTATGCATGCCCACAATGTAAGATATTATACTGTTCCATGGTGTGTTTCAAGTCGCCAGAGCATGAAAGCTGCTCCAAACAGTTCCTCAAGAAAAACGTAGAAAGCTCGGAAACAGAAACGGCTTcccagaagaaaatgcTAGAGATATTAGATAAATACACTATGGAAGACGATCAACAAGACGATTATGTAGAAAAGGAGCCTAAAAGACAATGGAAATACGTGCCTCCAGAAAGCACTGCTAAGCAgatagaagaattgaaaacgAAATTTGGCTTCTCTGgtctgaagaagaatacctTTGAACATGAGCCATCGAATGATCTGGACAGCGACAAAACCGACCATGAACTTACagcacaagaagaaagggAGTTGGAAGAACTTGTCAATGGGGCTACGGAGGAGCAACTTTTGCAAATTCTTTCTCCAGAACAGCTAagacaatttcaagatttaATTGAAAACGGCTACTACGAGGACGCAGATAGTGATGACGACTACGAATAGAACAATATTGATTTACTTTACTGCCCTTGGCTTAACCTTTAACGACTAATAATCCACATGACAGTTTAGTTATTTACAAATAATGCAATGAAGTAAATTCCAGAATTTTTGAAAGCTAGTATAGAATAATCAACTGACGCATGAGATTTACATTTTATATCTATTATTCGCAACCTTTTGTTAAAATAAGCAATTAAGATTTCTCAGAACGAAAAATTTTAAGATTTGGCAATTTTTATCCCTTGCTGATGGTTATACAGgttatatatatatatatggaTTTCCCAGCAATTATATTAAATCTCCAGAAGGTAGCATTTGCAGCCGTTCCTTGGAAGAGACAAGCTTTGTTCCGTTCAAAAACCGGTTCCGTTCACGTGACTAGTATAAGACAGAAGGATTTCCGATTAAAGAAGAGTCAATACACAAATTATATGTTGGAAACAGTCGAACTTAACAGATAGTTACACGCGCCTTTGGTTTATTCATGTTTTGGTGTTGAATATGAAACATTGAGCAATACTCTGTTTTAAATAGGTGGAGTCACTTTCTATCCAAGGAAAAGACGATCCTGCATAATTTCCATCATAAGATGCCCATCTACAAAAGTTTGAATGCAACTTCAGATTCGTACTTTTGCCAGTATTCGTACTTTTTTTCAGTTCCACAAAATGGCATTTGACAAACCAGGAAGAGGAGGCAAAAGCTTCAGAGGAAAGAGCAGAAGCTCTTACGTGGATATGCGTGAGACAAAATCTAGGGATATCAAGAAAGCATTAACTCATAGAGCCAGATTGAGAAAGAGTTACTTCAAATTGTTAGAAAAGGAAGGAATGAGCACTCCAAGAGATGAAATAGATAACACTAGCATTTACCAATTAGAGAGTGGCGAAGACGAAGCAGATCAAatacaagaaagaagagaaagaaaaccTTTGCCAAAACAGGAAAAGGTGAAACCTATGAACTTTGCTGAAAGGGCCAAGATAGCCAAGCagagaaaggaagaaaacagaaaggcaaagttggaagatgtAAGAGAAAGACGCCAAACcatagaaagaaagaatagaGAGAGggaaaagagaaaagaaagaatatcCCAGACCACCAAGACTGGACAACCACGTATGGGTCCTAGAATCAATAATTTATTGgacaaaatcaagaaggatATGTGAGAATTTCTAAAATCATCTACTTTCGACACATCTCAGCATTTTCATTTCACACCGCATTGTTTTGTATTATTAGGATAGTTGaccaatatatatatttacaAGACTATCGTCGTATTGGCATTACAAGGAGAGTCTCCTTCTAGCGTTGCGTAGCATGACGATAAAGTCATAAAGGAACAATTGGCTAGTTCTTTTGTGGTAGGACCACCAGTTGGTCAAGTAATGAACAAATTTTTTTACCGAATACGATTTGTACTCCTTGGCTATTTTCTCGTTTTCTTCGTCGTAAACTACACGAGCGCAGTAATttgccaaaatcaaaaaggTTCTCTCAGGTCCCAAGGGGTTGTTCAAATTCTCATCCAAGCTCCTTGTTAAGTCATTTGTCTTGAGAATCAACAACACCATTCTCGGCATAGAACTTAAGATATccatcaagtcttcaagaACACCTTCCAGGTAGTTCAACTCGTTTTGGATGATCctaatttcttcttcggatCTCAGTTTCTTGATGTCGTTCAATGCATTTTCTGGAGCTCTTCCGGTGATGGCAGAGACAAAGATTCTGAACTTTTGATCGCCTTGTATTCCAGCAAACTTCTCAGCGTACTCTCTCATTTTGGGCACATCACTATCAAGAACAGCCAACCAGAAGTGAGAGTAATCACGTTTCATCTGAACCGGTATATCTCTGTACAAACCATGGTCATATAAGATGATTTCAAAGTTATGGCCGTTCTTGTATTCCGAGTTTTCTAGAGCTCTAATAGCCAAGTTACCTCCATGAGGATCACAGTGTAATCCTACGCCTGGCGTGAAGATCATGTCGTTGAATATGTGTGACAAACACGACGAAACATCGGCGGCAGAAATGTTGTGTTCTCGTAAATAATCGAGGTTGTCTAATCTGGCACCTCCTACATATTCCATAATCAATATTCTTTGCTGAGCTTCGACAATCTTAGGAACTTTCAAAGCAGTCTCTCTCTTGAGGTCCTTGAAGTAAGCAGCCGTCTTTTGAGcattttctgcttcttttgTAAAGTCCAATTCGATAAAGATAGAGCTCTgcatttcttcaccaagcCAGGTGAGGGGGTATTCTGGGAAAAACTTGTACATCAACTCAAACACGGTCTTCGTCAAGAAAACATCAAGAGGAACAAATTCTTGCAAGGAAGGGTGCTGGATCTTGACAGCCACTTTTTCGCCCGACTCTCTGAGCGTTGCTATATGGACTTGTGCCAAAGAGGCTACACCGACCGGTTCTGGATCAAACTCTGAAAACATATCATTCACTGAGGTACCCAAATCGTTGACAAACATTTTCTCGATCTCCTCCATGGACGAACGAGGACACTGATCTTGTAAGGGTATCATTGTATCTGTCCATTCTCTAGGCAATAAATAGGTAAGGGCAGTGATATGCTGACCCAACTTGATGTAGATACCTCCATTCGTCTCTAAGGCTCTCAAGGTGATATCAGCTGCTCGCTTGTGGGTCTTCTTTAACGCCTTGGAGCGCTCTTCACGGGACTCGTAGTCCTTCCCAAGCGTTTGTAAGTACATGTTGAAACACCTGAAGACAGCAACTGTCACCACCGTGACCCTTTCTGCCGTAAGAACCACGTGACGGACATTGTCGTTAGTGTAGTATAATGCCGAGCCTCCTAAGCCAAGTGCTACACCTACTGTGAACATCCTTTTGAAAGATCTAGGCTTGGGGCCAGATCTGGCAAAGGTTGAGAAACGTCTTGTGAGAGATGACGAGATACGGGGACTCATCCCTCGGAAACCGACTGCCATCGGTCCGACACTGTGACGGGTCACAGCACAAGCTGTGCCTATACGTGTCGTCAAAACCATCTTTTTGCGTaactgtagaagaaaaacaTGATGTGGAAAGTTGCATTTCAATAGAGCCATTTTGAATATACAGAAAGGGCGCACGtgattgttgaaaaaaCGAATCGCAATAGAAAGTCCTAAAAATTCTGGAGAAATCCTGCATGTTTGTCAAtctatttatttatttattttcTATGTCATTAATTTTTTATTCTGCGACCGTTCAGCTTTGCACCCAACTCATAACCATCAGCAAATGTAAAGCCATATTAAAAATCCGAAATCTTATATTGCTATAAATCTCATTACTTTCTGGAACTCACTTCGTTTTCCAATATTAACCTTTACTATACGATCAAATTACAGACACTACAGCCACTATCATTTTAATGCCACTCGCACTTTCCCAATATTCTCATTATTATTCTTAACTCTCAATTCTAATACTAACACAGGAATTATAATATTCTTATTGAAAAAATCCCTCGATGTTGCCTGCATCGCTGTTTCCAAACTCAATCTGATCCAAGAGTACGGCACTCTGCAAAAAgtcaaagtcaaagtcGTTGAATGCTTGCAAATCGAAACCAAGATTGGGTGGAGGAAAGTTGTCCGGACGAGTCTCAGAAATGGAGACGTTAGACATCTCAACAACTGGTTCTGGCCTCTCTACTACCGGAGTAGATCCGCTACTTTTTTCAACATCCGAAGGCGAGTCCGAACTATCTCTCTGGCGCTTGATCACACCGCGGATATTACTTTCAATAGCATTATACCCTTGAGACATTGAACTTCTATCAAGTGCTGTATGGTCAAATGGACACTTCCTTTTCTTAGCATCCACTGGCACTGGTGAAGCTGTTGTTACAATACTGTGGTTAACAGGACATTTACCCGGCCTGGAGTCGATAGGCGAACTGTCTTCGTCTATGGGTGTGGTGATATGCGAAATAGGACATTTCGTATATTCCTTTGATGTAATCGCTGGTGGCGTTGAGTTCTTGAAGCTCCTAGGTGTTATAACTGGGCAAGACTTCATATCACCAGCAGCCCCGATTCCTCGGAATTGCGGAATGTTTGCATGTATCTTGGCGTAGTTGATGCTTGTCATTCTCTTGGAATTACGGACAAACGTCAAATAGAACTTCCATAACTTCGAGAGTTTACCAGATTTATCCTTATCCAATAAGGGACTCTTCGCAAGCAAGTCTACTGAATCCTCAACAACGCCTACTATATGTGTCTTAATTAAGTCTTCCATGCTCATTCCGTAATCAGAAATTGCCTTGTCGCCATTGAAAGCCGAATACTTGTTGAGCTGAATTCGCAATACAGTTTCTTGTGACATCATATTATCATCATTCGAAACTCTCATTAGCAAAGCAACAATAATCTGGATAAGTCTAGTCAAAAGTTCTGTTATCGCCAGTAACACGTACTGCTTGTTCATGCCATCATGGTCGTTGA
This Scheffersomyces stipitis CBS 6054 chromosome 3, complete sequence DNA region includes the following protein-coding sequences:
- a CDS encoding topoisomerase I interacting factor, yielding MSVSDIETERTRYYDAYDADDAELDGFIVSDEENDNLENENRNERDPDSRNQDDVDEYGQPQIDRIRTMTEALAPNESQASKVLRAHISVLVSALGGPDHTSNISPPPYKLGHDALACLKDIKRWIKSVDDRQDSYQVALACAESGLVINDLIVILCQWDSKNKKKEDFRNKRTMEKIMLACLELLVLLTWSVELRPESSDKQKLLYYDVKKAQIKYKRAILTYNKGQTLKAVIRLVLPIISKERVDREPKDNAIMRLVLFFFRNILYVEPPSPSISKKSSKTIVVTDNMPEGVSYDDISLSATISAFSKNRVLMLFLTLSSGIGVDFDSRFLGPTLLECIHLLVRGVDPNDILKLKQMRIPTEINDPGNSSSPFHNVPPASSTTGLQLQDLLAKESKIKNSQTQSMSTRHGRFGSLLSIRGDHSMSFVVSGQEALINAGQTMQKLDRSKKWKNRSYFKYDSDEYTKSSNTTYMNYGGLVILHEFIESFLAGGCFNILIEKLSSVFSSSDSILEKEYETATFFLTIAWFFQYKREKTVLYSSGTTNLQPIGEEDDRNDFGSVGAALSQVNFILLVKYCVDSFSISPKRWSSLHVVLICLKELLEISNTLFTRSSSSAGDEEQNELDRELAEGIISHLLVTQDFLSILYHLPQTASRHSPEYLKVCISVVHILLKTLKNFAEEDVKLFIQTTRRNSKKKANKESNDQSDAVEQVDESDTEDKRTHARVTRERKINYERTEVKFFHQDTVSTYIEYLSRYEDLTHYEIKKCLTYFHRLFVVRKDFNGLYRLDFMQVLHKLRDYLPSQSNIRGQVDEFIYYFMKKFKASIERFPNPIEILFPRFEDAESKTYLATGELYIQTEREIRSANVKRFEPGKPLEFVRHFEDNEKYKILVSALYEQGLSNMLVCLVEDLQRIHGIKQLDEDVDEVLQLKEDFRQYVLTNSHLRLLLRTVGLIPGYSLSQECQVPSKLTSSDIDSAITLIKKWMGLQPATFEDGKDPSYFLRSTGDTVDRPIDYSDSEDDIAFEITPKDRPNESHYDMLTELDELERAISGAENREKGKARKRGNKSSSTIKKKSLQSRSRRPPRFNVDSDDESELRKEVKSSEFVHDSDDESDDEAFFEREERLRQMLNSSGGIVNAQQLSEFKKVWASLESTGGIATASQVVRAVESVANISDGVDTHSHQDDKSQPSDSENEDSSEEVSEVQIRKRLRIEDDENDSDNNVSENYVSAEEGEEATPTVKRKKRLVISDDEDE
- a CDS encoding predicted protein produces the protein MAFDKPGRGGKSFRGKSRSSYVDMRETKSRDIKKALTHRARLRKSYFKLLEKEGMSTPRDEIDNTSIYQLESGEDEADQIQERRERKPLPKQEKVKPMNFAERAKIAKQRKEENRKAKLEDVRERRQTIERKNREREKRKERISQTTKTGQPRMGPRINNLLDKIKKDM
- a CDS encoding vacuolar amino acid transporter 2 (go_component membrane~go_function amino acid-polyamine transporter activity~go_process amino acid transport); this encodes MANSILGAGIIGQPFAFRNAGLVGGILVMIGLTFVIDWTLRLIVINSHLSQTRSYQDTVNYCYGTYGKILLLFAISSFAYGGCMAFCVIIGDTIPHVLKAFIPKSVTSSDSVFGWLFKRNSIIVLFTTCISYPLSLNRDISKLAKASGFALVGMLIIVVLTVARGPFVDPSLRSDLTALEWTVNFNIFQGISVISFALVCHHNTILIYQSMKNATLSKFAKLTHISCGVSMVCCLVMGISGLLNFGDATKGNILNNFKSNDNWINVARFCFGLNMLTTFPLEIFVVRDVLKDIVLANSSDAQNGSTAHLELSSKQHFVITTVLVFSSMSVSLFTCNLGIILELIGATSASLMAYIIPPLCYFKLSWDQIDYKNAGKKDKRDFIIWKALPSISCVLFGFAVMFISSFMSIRTSLKDTEGGHCVED
- a CDS encoding predicted protein, producing the protein MALLKCNFPHHVFLLQLRKKMVLTTRIGTACAVTRHSVGPMAVGFRGMSPRISSSLTRRFSTFARSGPKPRSFKRMFTVGVALGLGGSALYYTNDNVRHVVLTAERVTVVTVAVFRCFNMYLQTLGKDYESREERSKALKKTHKRAADITLRALETNGGIYIKLGQHITALTYLLPREWTDTMIPLQDQCPRSSMEEIEKMFVNDLGTSVNDMFSEFDPEPVGVASLAQVHIATLRESGEKVAVKIQHPSLQEFVPLDVFLTKTVFELMYKFFPEYPLTWLGEEMQSSIFIELDFTKEAENAQKTAAYFKDLKRETALKVPKIVEAQQRILIMEYVGGARLDNLDYLREHNISAADVSSCLSHIFNDMIFTPGVGLHCDPHGGNLAIRALENSEYKNGHNFEIILYDHGLYRDIPVQMKRDYSHFWLAVLDSDVPKMREYAEKFAGIQGDQKFRIFVSAITGRAPENALNDIKKSRSEEEIRIIQNELNYSEGVLEDLMDILSSMPRMVLLILKTNDLTRSLDENLNNPLGPERTFLILANYCARVVYDEENEKIAKEYKSYSVKKFVHYLTNWWSYHKRTSQLFLYDFIVMLRNARRRLSL
- a CDS encoding cytochrome c heme-binding site, which codes for MLRPQGQDLSSQSSTTILCGICHQNTSNYACPQCKILYCSMVCFKSPEHESCSKQFLKKNVESSETETASQKKMLEILDKYTMEDDQQDDYVEKEPKRQWKYVPPESTAKQIEELKTKFGFSGSKKNTFEHEPSNDSDSDKTDHELTAQEERELEELVNGATEEQLLQILSPEQLRQFQDLIENGYYEDADSDDDYE